In a genomic window of Staphylococcus taiwanensis:
- a CDS encoding nitric oxide synthase oxygenase has translation MIIEEAREFINTMYTELDYSEIKINNRLSEIEAEIEAKGTYTHTFEELQYGAKLAWRNSNRCIGRLFWDALHVEDARNIDNETDFIEAINYHLKEATNGGKIKPFITIFSSENAPQIYNNQLIRYAGYEDKGDPAERDITQLAQHLGWQGKGTDSDVLPLIYQLPNDSIKLYNLPTELVKEVNIEHDHFPKLKDLNLKWYGVPIISNMDLKIGGITYPTAPFNGWYMVTEVAVRNFTDSYRYNLLESVAQAFEFGTLKNNSFNKDRTLVELNYAVYHSFKAQGVSIVDHLTASKQFELFEEKEKAHHREVTGKWSWLAPPLSPTLTTNYHHGYNNEMKDPNFHYKAKQTMKCPFH, from the coding sequence ATGATTATAGAAGAAGCAAGAGAATTCATTAATACCATGTATACTGAACTAGATTATTCAGAAATTAAAATTAATAACAGATTATCTGAAATTGAAGCAGAAATTGAAGCTAAAGGTACTTATACGCATACATTTGAAGAATTACAATACGGTGCTAAACTAGCTTGGCGAAACTCTAATCGTTGTATCGGTCGGTTATTTTGGGACGCTTTGCATGTTGAAGATGCTAGAAACATAGATAATGAAACAGATTTTATTGAGGCAATTAATTATCATCTTAAAGAAGCAACTAATGGTGGCAAAATTAAACCATTTATTACAATATTTTCATCTGAAAATGCCCCACAAATTTATAACAATCAACTTATTCGATATGCAGGTTATGAAGATAAAGGTGACCCAGCTGAACGTGACATTACACAATTGGCACAACATTTAGGTTGGCAAGGTAAAGGTACTGACTCTGATGTCTTACCTCTTATTTATCAATTACCTAATGATTCAATTAAATTGTATAATTTACCAACAGAGTTGGTTAAAGAAGTGAATATAGAGCATGACCATTTTCCAAAATTAAAAGATTTAAATTTAAAATGGTACGGGGTGCCTATCATTTCTAATATGGATTTAAAGATTGGTGGTATAACTTATCCAACCGCACCTTTTAATGGATGGTATATGGTTACAGAAGTTGCAGTGCGTAACTTTACAGATTCGTATCGCTATAATTTATTAGAAAGTGTTGCACAAGCATTTGAATTTGGTACACTTAAAAATAATTCATTTAACAAAGATCGAACATTGGTAGAACTGAATTATGCTGTTTATCATTCGTTTAAAGCGCAAGGCGTGTCTATTGTTGATCATTTAACTGCGTCTAAACAATTCGAATTATTTGAAGAAAAAGAAAAGGCACATCATCGTGAAGTAACAGGTAAATGGTCATGGCTAGCGCCACCCTTATCGCCAACATTAACCACAAATTATCATCATGGTTATAATAATGAAATGAAAGATCCAAATTTTCATTATAAGGCTAAGCAAACGATGAAGTGTCCATTTCACTAA
- a CDS encoding nicotinate phosphoribosyltransferase — protein MYRYEDDSLMLHNDLYQINMAESYWNDGIHERNAVFDLYFRSMPFESGYAVFNGLKRVIQFIENFHFSESDIEYLQSIGYQSDFLEYLKQLKFSGNIRSMQEGELCFGNEPLIRVEAPLIQAQLIETVLLNIVNFHTLIATKASRIRQVAPEDILMEFGTRRAQELDAALWGARAAYIGGFDSTSNVRSGKLFGIPVSGTHAHALVQTYGDEYTAFKIYAERHKDCVFLVDTFHTLKSGVPTAIKVAKELGDKINFIGIRLDSGDIAYLSKEARRMLDEAGFKDAKIIASNDLDEQTIMSLKSQGAKVDSWGVGTKLITGYDQPALGAVYKLVAVEDESGQYVDRIKLSNNAEKVTTPGKKNVYRIINTKTGKAEGDYITLEHENPNDEKPLKMFHPVHTYKMKYIKHFEAVDLHRSIFENGKLVYQLPSEKEAQDYLKQALSELWEENKRYLNPQEYPVDLSTACWDNKHKRIFEVAEHVKEMEEDND, from the coding sequence GTGTATCGTTACGAAGACGACAGTTTAATGTTACATAATGACTTATACCAAATTAACATGGCTGAAAGCTATTGGAATGATGGTATACATGAACGTAATGCAGTATTTGATTTGTACTTTAGGAGCATGCCATTTGAAAGTGGCTATGCAGTTTTTAATGGATTAAAACGAGTAATACAATTTATTGAGAATTTCCATTTTAGTGAATCTGATATTGAATATTTGCAATCAATAGGCTATCAAAGTGATTTTCTTGAATACTTAAAACAACTAAAATTTAGCGGCAATATTCGTTCAATGCAAGAAGGTGAATTATGCTTTGGGAATGAACCCTTAATAAGAGTTGAAGCGCCATTAATTCAAGCCCAGTTAATAGAGACTGTTTTATTAAATATTGTTAATTTCCACACTTTAATTGCGACTAAAGCCAGTAGAATTCGTCAAGTGGCGCCAGAAGATATATTGATGGAGTTCGGTACACGACGTGCTCAAGAACTTGATGCAGCATTATGGGGAGCACGTGCTGCTTATATTGGTGGCTTTGACTCTACAAGTAATGTGCGTTCAGGTAAGTTGTTTGGAATTCCAGTATCAGGTACACATGCACACGCACTTGTGCAAACTTATGGTGATGAATATACAGCATTTAAAATATATGCTGAACGTCACAAAGATTGTGTCTTTTTAGTTGATACTTTCCACACACTTAAATCAGGTGTTCCAACTGCGATTAAAGTCGCTAAAGAACTGGGCGACAAAATTAATTTTATTGGAATTCGTCTTGATTCAGGTGACATTGCTTACTTATCTAAAGAGGCAAGACGCATGTTAGATGAAGCTGGATTCAAAGATGCAAAAATTATTGCTTCAAATGATTTAGATGAACAGACGATTATGAGTTTGAAATCACAAGGTGCCAAAGTAGATTCTTGGGGTGTAGGTACAAAGTTAATCACTGGTTATGATCAACCAGCACTTGGTGCAGTATATAAACTAGTAGCGGTAGAAGATGAAAGTGGTCAATATGTTGATCGTATTAAACTGTCTAATAACGCTGAAAAAGTGACTACACCTGGTAAGAAAAATGTATACCGTATTATTAATACAAAGACTGGTAAAGCAGAAGGTGACTATATTACATTAGAACATGAAAATCCTAATGATGAAAAACCTCTAAAAATGTTCCACCCAGTGCACACATATAAAATGAAATATATTAAACACTTTGAAGCTGTTGATCTACATCGCTCTATTTTTGAAAATGGCAAACTTGTTTATCAGTTACCATCTGAAAAAGAAGCACAAGACTACTTGAAACAAGCTCTTTCAGAGTTGTGGGAAGAAAACAAACGTTATTTAAATCCGCAAGAATATCCAGTAGATTTGAGTACAGCATGTTGGGATAATAAACATAAACGTATATTTGAAGTTGCTGAACACGTTAAGGAGATGGAGGAAGACAATGACTAA
- the nadE gene encoding ammonia-dependent NAD(+) synthetase produces the protein MTKLQNIVVNEMKVKKHIDSEQETREIIHFIKSYVQSHAFIKSLVLGISGGQDSTLTGKLAQMAVEALRNEGRECQFIAVKLPYGVQKDAAEVEDALKFINPDEVINVNIKPAVDQSVQSLKDAGIELTDFQRGNEKARERMKVQFSIASNRSGIVIGTDHSAENITGFYTKYGDGAADIAPIFGLNKRQGRQLLKYLDAPKHLYEKIPTADLEDDKPQLPDEEALGVTYDQIDDYLEGKEVPSEARETIEKHYVKNAHKRELAYTRYTWPKN, from the coding sequence ATGACTAAGTTACAAAATATCGTAGTGAATGAAATGAAAGTGAAGAAACATATCGATAGTGAACAAGAAACACGCGAGATTATTCATTTTATCAAGAGCTACGTTCAATCACATGCCTTTATTAAATCATTGGTTTTAGGCATATCAGGTGGACAAGACTCAACATTGACCGGCAAACTTGCTCAAATGGCTGTTGAAGCATTACGTAACGAAGGTCGTGAATGTCAATTTATAGCTGTTAAATTACCATATGGTGTTCAAAAGGATGCAGCTGAAGTTGAAGATGCACTTAAATTTATAAATCCTGATGAAGTCATAAATGTGAATATTAAGCCTGCAGTTGATCAGAGTGTACAATCTTTAAAAGATGCTGGTATAGAACTTACAGATTTTCAACGTGGTAATGAAAAAGCACGTGAACGTATGAAAGTTCAATTCTCAATAGCATCGAATCGAAGCGGTATCGTAATAGGCACGGACCATTCTGCTGAAAACATAACTGGATTTTATACTAAGTATGGCGATGGTGCAGCAGATATTGCTCCTATTTTCGGACTGAATAAAAGACAAGGAAGACAATTACTTAAATATCTAGATGCGCCTAAACATTTGTATGAAAAAATACCAACGGCAGATTTAGAAGATGATAAACCACAATTACCTGATGAAGAAGCCTTAGGTGTTACGTATGATCAAATCGATGATTATTTAGAAGGCAAAGAGGTTCCTAGTGAAGCACGAGAAACAATTGAAAAGCATTATGTTAAAAATGCGCATAAACGTGAGTTAGCTTATACGCGTTATACTTGGCCTAAAAATTAA
- a CDS encoding DUF2179 domain-containing protein codes for MSVITSNPWTMVLAIFVINVFYVTFLTMRTILTLKGYRYMAAAVSFLEVLVYVVGLGMVMSSLDQIQNIFAYALGFSIGILVGMKIEEKLALGYTVVNVTSSEYEIDLPNELRNLGYGVTHYAAHGRDGSRMVMQILTPRRYERKLMETVRNLDAKAFIIAYEPRAIHGGFWTKGVRTRKVKAYEVEEIESVVEHDEIQSK; via the coding sequence ATGTCAGTGATAACTTCAAATCCATGGACAATGGTATTAGCGATATTCGTCATTAACGTTTTTTATGTCACATTTTTAACAATGCGAACGATATTAACGTTAAAAGGTTATCGTTATATGGCAGCAGCAGTAAGTTTCCTTGAGGTATTAGTATATGTAGTTGGTCTAGGTATGGTTATGTCTAGTTTAGACCAAATTCAAAATATCTTTGCCTATGCATTAGGTTTTTCAATAGGGATATTAGTAGGAATGAAAATCGAAGAAAAACTCGCATTAGGTTATACAGTAGTAAACGTTACCTCTTCAGAGTACGAAATTGATTTGCCAAATGAGTTAAGAAATTTAGGATATGGTGTTACACACTATGCAGCTCATGGTCGTGATGGTAGCCGAATGGTTATGCAAATTTTAACGCCACGACGATATGAACGTAAGTTAATGGAAACAGTACGTAACTTAGATGCGAAAGCATTTATCATAGCTTATGAACCAAGAGCGATTCATGGTGGCTTCTGGACTAAAGGCGTTCGTACTCGAAAAGTTAAAGCATATGAAGTTGAAGAAATTGAAAGTGTTGTGGAACATGATGAAATTCAAAGTAAATGA
- a CDS encoding NETI motif-containing protein: MKFKVNDNETISECLERMRAEGYMPVKRIEKPIYKEDKNGNIEVLRQDIQFVGKKLE, encoded by the coding sequence ATGAAATTCAAAGTAAATGATAATGAAACTATTTCAGAATGTTTAGAACGTATGCGTGCTGAAGGGTATATGCCCGTGAAACGCATTGAAAAGCCAATTTATAAAGAAGATAAAAATGGTAACATTGAAGTATTACGACAAGACATTCAATTTGTTGGAAAGAAATTAGAATAA
- the purB gene encoding adenylosuccinate lyase — MIERYSREEMSNIWTDQNRYEAWLEVEILACEAWSELGHIPKEDVKNIRDNAKVDVKRAQEIEQETRHDVVAFTRQVSETLGDERKWVHYGLTSTDVVDTALSYVIKQANEILEKDIERFIDVLEQKAKNYKYTLMMGRTHGVHAEPTTFGVKMALWYAEMQRNLKRFKEVRKEIEVGKMSGAVGTFANIPPEIESYVCKHLGIDAAPVSTQTLQRDRHAYYIATLALVATSLEKFAVEIRNLQKTETREVEEAFAKGQKGSSAMPHKRNPIGSENITGISRVIRGYITTAYENVPLWHERDISHSSAERIMLPDVTIALDYALNRFTNIVDRLTVFEDNMRNNIDKTFGLIFSQRVLLALINKGMVREEAYDKVQPKAMESWETKTPFRELIEQDSSITNVLSKEELDECFNPEHHLNQVDTIFKRAGLE; from the coding sequence ATGATTGAACGTTATTCAAGAGAAGAAATGTCAAACATCTGGACCGATCAAAATAGATACGAAGCATGGTTAGAAGTTGAAATACTTGCTTGTGAAGCTTGGAGTGAATTAGGTCACATTCCTAAGGAAGATGTCAAAAATATTAGAGATAACGCAAAAGTAGATGTAAAACGTGCTCAAGAAATCGAGCAAGAAACGAGACACGATGTAGTTGCTTTTACAAGACAAGTATCTGAAACTTTAGGTGATGAACGTAAATGGGTTCATTATGGTTTAACTTCAACGGATGTTGTAGATACAGCATTGAGTTATGTCATTAAACAAGCCAATGAGATTTTAGAAAAAGATATTGAAAGATTCATTGATGTATTAGAACAAAAAGCTAAAAATTATAAATATACTTTGATGATGGGACGTACACATGGAGTGCATGCTGAACCAACTACATTTGGTGTTAAAATGGCACTATGGTATGCAGAAATGCAACGTAATTTAAAACGTTTTAAAGAAGTACGTAAAGAAATTGAAGTAGGTAAAATGAGTGGTGCAGTGGGCACATTTGCTAATATTCCACCAGAAATTGAAAGTTATGTTTGTAAACATTTAGGTATTGATGCAGCACCTGTTTCTACACAAACATTACAACGTGATCGACATGCGTATTATATTGCGACACTTGCTTTAGTAGCTACTTCGTTGGAAAAATTTGCTGTTGAAATCCGTAACTTACAAAAAACTGAAACTCGCGAAGTTGAAGAGGCTTTTGCTAAAGGTCAAAAAGGTTCTTCAGCTATGCCACATAAACGTAATCCAATTGGTTCAGAAAATATCACAGGTATTTCAAGAGTGATTCGTGGTTATATCACTACAGCTTATGAAAACGTCCCATTATGGCATGAACGTGATATTTCACATTCTTCAGCAGAACGAATTATGTTGCCGGATGTAACAATAGCGTTGGATTATGCGTTAAATCGTTTTACAAATATAGTTGATAGATTAACTGTTTTTGAAGATAATATGAGAAATAATATCGATAAAACATTTGGTCTAATCTTCTCTCAACGTGTCCTTCTAGCATTAATCAATAAAGGTATGGTTCGTGAAGAAGCGTATGACAAAGTTCAACCTAAAGCTATGGAATCATGGGAAACTAAAACACCTTTCCGTGAGTTAATTGAACAAGATAGTTCAATTACTAATGTATTATCTAAAGAAGAGTTAGATGAATGCTTTAATCCTGAACATCATTTAAATCAAGTTGACACAATTTTTAAACGTGCTGGTTTAGAATAA
- a CDS encoding heptaprenylglyceryl phosphate synthase: MYDIKEWQHVFKLDPAKEISDDDLEALCMSDTDAIMIGGTDGVTEDNVIHLMSRVRRYPLPMVLEISNIESVMPGFDFYFVPTVLNSRDTTYHNGMLHSALKQFGHMINFEEMILEGYLVLNPESKVAQVTNSTTNLSIEDVEAYAQMVNEMYKLPMMYVEYSGMYGDTDYVKAISQMLSRTQLFYGGGISTLEQAKEMAQYADTIVVGNVIYSDIKKALKTVKIKKESNK, translated from the coding sequence ATGTACGACATTAAAGAATGGCAACATGTGTTTAAATTAGATCCTGCTAAAGAAATAAGTGATGATGATTTAGAAGCACTTTGCATGTCAGATACCGACGCGATTATGATTGGTGGTACAGATGGTGTTACTGAAGATAATGTAATTCATTTAATGAGCAGAGTAAGAAGATATCCATTGCCAATGGTACTTGAAATTTCTAATATTGAAAGTGTTATGCCAGGTTTTGATTTTTACTTTGTACCGACAGTATTAAATAGTCGTGACACAACTTATCATAATGGAATGTTACATAGTGCGTTAAAACAATTTGGGCATATGATTAACTTCGAAGAAATGATATTAGAAGGGTATTTAGTACTTAATCCAGAAAGTAAAGTTGCGCAAGTTACAAATTCAACTACTAACTTATCTATTGAGGATGTAGAAGCCTACGCCCAAATGGTAAATGAAATGTATAAGTTACCCATGATGTATGTTGAATATAGTGGCATGTATGGCGACACCGACTACGTCAAAGCAATTTCACAGATGTTGTCGCGTACACAACTATTTTATGGCGGAGGAATAAGCACACTTGAGCAAGCAAAAGAAATGGCGCAATATGCAGATACGATTGTTGTCGGCAATGTCATATATTCAGATATTAAAAAAGCCCTTAAAACAGTAAAAATAAAAAAGGAGTCTAATAAATGA